DNA from Palaemon carinicauda isolate YSFRI2023 chromosome 23, ASM3689809v2, whole genome shotgun sequence:
cattataacaaatgaataaatgtacatatgaatgtatgtatgtatatatatatatatttatatatatatatatatatgtatatatatatatataatatatgcatatatatacaaatatatatacatatatatacataaatatatatatatatatatatatatatatatatatatatatatatatatatattgtatatatatataaatgaatattcatataaatacatatatatatatatatatatatatatatatatatatatatatatatatactgtatatacatatttatatatatgtgtatatatatatatatatatatatatataaatatttgtatatatacatatacatatatgtatgtaaatatagtgGAATAGTAacgaatggtgatgatgatgacgatgatgatgattatatatatatatatatatatatatatatatatatatatatatatatatatgtatatatatatacatatatatatatacctgtatatttatatatagatatatatatatatatatatatatatatatatatatatatatataaatttatagttatatatagtgtgtgcatataaagtatatatatatacatatatatatatatatatatatatatatatatatatatatatatatatatatatataaatatatatatatatatatatatagatatatatatatatacatatatatatatatatatatatatatactgtatacataattatatgataattttttttgcacatttttaaagagtttttcatatttaaataagccatatattttgctacattaatgtctggattctcttaacgacatcgggatcaaagccccaggcgaaatcacacgaagacaaaaGCTTGTTAccggcccgggaatcgaaccctggtccggcaaacttgtagagacagtgactaaaccagttgaccacgaagaaagtgggttagtcatatatatatatatatatatatatatatatatatatatatatatatatatatatgtatgcatgtggtgtgtgtgtttacgtttatatatatatatatatatatatatatatatatatatatatatatatacatatgtatatatatataaatatatatatatatatatatatatatatatatgtgtgtgtgtgtgtgtgtatatatatatgtatatatgtatgttattatatatatatatatgtatatatatatttataaatatatatatatatatatatatatatattatatgtatacatatatatatatatatatatatatatatttatatatatatagtggactagtagcggatgatgatgatgatgactatgtatatatatatatatatatatatatatatatatatatatatatatatatgtatatatatatgtgtgtatgcatgtatatatacacatacacacacacacacatatatatatatatatatatatatatatatatacatattggactagtaacggatgttgatgatgatgattatttatatatatatatatatatatatatatatatatatatatatataggtttatatatatatatatatatatatatatatataggtttatatatatatatatatatacataatagagagagagagagagagagagagagagagatttatttatatatatatatatatatatatatatatatatctatatatatatatatatatatatgttttcataagtatttatacatatatatctacacatatatctatctatctatctatctatctatctatctatatatatatatatatatatatatatatatatatatatagatattatgtgtgtgtgtgtgtatgtgtatagtggactagtaacggatggtgatgatgacgatgataattatatatatatatatatatatatatatatatatatatatatatatatatataaatatatatctatatatatatatatatatgtatacagtatatatatatacatatatatatgaatttatacatgcgtatacatatctatatatatatatacatatatatagatatagatatatatgtatatatatatatatatatatatatatatatatacatatacatatatatatacatatatatatatatatatatatatatatatacatacatatagtgtatatatgcatttatacaaatatatatatatatatatatatatatatatatatatatatatgtgcgtgtgtgtgtgtgtatgtgtgtatatatatgtggtctgtgtatacatatatataaatatatatatatatatatatatatatatatatatatatatatatatatttatatacatatatatatatatatatatatatatatatatatatataagattaccaTCACCGTAACAGCTGTAGATTGATTCTAATCagattattgctctctctctctctctctctctctctctctctctctctctctctctctctctctctctctctctctctttttggtaGCATGAGAACCATCAATACACAACATAATTGTTTGGGATCACGTGGCCCCCAATTATACACTTGCTGCCCTATAATTTTCATGACCCTGCATTTTAGACAGACCCTCAGATtactgcttctcttcctcctcctcctcctcatttttcctcctcatttttccttttatttctcctCCTCCGATTCCTCTTCCTCGAACTTCTTCCTCTTGTAATCCTCCgccttctccacctcctcctcctcctcctcttcctcatgttCCATCATCGTTCTTCTCCTTacttttcctcctcttttttttcctcctcctctttcttcctctttctccatTTTCTTTCCCCTCCTTCTCTTACTCCTCATCTTTtcccccttcttcctcctcctcatactcctcttcttccttctcttacacttcttctttttcctttatcaTCCTTTTCATGATCCTccacttcttcctcttcctcctttctcttcctttcctcccacgcctcctcctcttcctcctttctcttcctttcctccaacgcctcctcctcttcctccttttgcAACTCTTCCTATCTTCCTTATCCtcctccttttttttcttcctcttccttcttttttttttcctttttcttcttctcctcctccggCTCATCTTCCTCTTCCCATTCCCTGTCTTTCTTCTCCTCCCCTACCCTTTTTCCCTTCCCTTCCTCCCCCTCTTTTTTTATTCCCTCCTtcacttttcttcctcttccggCTCCTTTTTTCATCCTTTTGTCCTCCTCTCTTCTTCATCTTTTATTCTCCTactcttccttcttttccttttccttgtccccttcctcctcctcctcctcctcatgctTCTCTTGCCCCTCTTCAATCTCCTCTTTAACCTCTTTTTCCTGTACATGctcttcttccttcctttttccCACCTTCCTTGTTTCCCTGATCTTATTCCTCCTTctattctccctcctcctccccttcctctttttcttcctccttctccagcTATTTTTTCTCTTACTCTCCTCTTACTTTTGTTTTTCATCTTCATCCTTTTCTTATTCGTCCTccttcatcttcttcctcctctatctccctttgtttcttcttcatcctcttctccaacttcctttcctctttttcttcttacttttccttatctttttcttcctcctcctcctccttcttctttttttctcctccTACCTCTTCTTAATTTTTGCCTCTtcacttcttcctcctcctttttcttctccttctccacccttttctctctcctctccccctcttccttctcttcattctcatcttcatccTTCTCTTCTTTTTCCTCCACCACTTGCTTTTCTTCCACTTCCACTTCCCCTTTCCTTATAGTCctaatcttcctcctcctccttgtctTTCATCCtactcttcctcttcttccacaacttcttctttttcttcatatcCCTCTTTCCTTCTCTTCCactttcctcttcctcctcatccccttcattctcttcttcttcttcttcttcttcccttttctcctcctcctcctcctcctcctcctcctcctcctcccattccATTTTTCCCTCTTCTTCGTcctcttattccttttttttcatcctCTTCCTACTCTtcattctctttctcctccttttccttcactttctctttcccctccccttccttctcctcctcctcctcctctccctctttccatcaCCTCCTTCTCCTCGTCTTCCTActcttcctgctctctctctctccttttcctcctcctcctcctccttttattcaccctcttcatcctcctcctttTATTCaccctcctcattttcctcttaaTTCTTCTTCCACCTCATACCcttccttcttttcttcctcctccgcctcttctttccttttcattttcttccttCTCTTCTATGTCTTTCCTTATCTTccccttctttttcctcttcttctttctcgtCCCTTTTTTCCCATCCGTTTGAATGTTAATATTGAACTTGTCTATTTCAAATTGTGAGAAGTAACATCAGAATCTAACCACCGGGTATTTATTGTTTCAAAATTACTTGGTTAAGTTATGTGTGACGTAAATTAAGTAACATAACGTAATATCACCTAAAACACAACATGGAACAACATTGTGTTATGTGTACTTTGGAATAAAGCAAGCCAAGGCATCACAAAATTTTATAGCATCAATGGTTACTTAACGCAATGCATGAAATGCAGTAGTTACATTGGCGGTGCATAACACGACAGATGAGTACTCAATATAATTTAGTGTTCAATCCAGATGTGATAATTTTTATAGGACCACATTGATTCAGGCTATTGTGTACAGCCTAAACCAAAGTTGATCTTACACCATACGCAACTCACTTTTACAAACATACTTATATCTATGCAAATttgcacacatgtatgtatatatttgcgaATATCTGTTTAGATAACTCAGGGTTAAAggaaaacatatatgaaataaaaattaatagtatatataattgtattcatACATAGTTAAATGTGCTTATAAAATTTGACCTTTAAAGAAATATATCATTGTACAATTTCAGGATATAATTAATCAAGTACATACagtacatagcctacatacacatATACGGAAAAACAAGGTCTAAAgcggaaaacaatatatataaattctccATTCCcgaacacacacatacgcacacacagtcAGTCAAGGCAGGGATAACGTGTCTAGTTAATGATGCCGTATTAAGGAAGGTACAATGGAAAAGCTTTTAATCCACACGGGCACGAATTGGacacaaaacgaaaaaaaagagaaatggcttCAAACTGCAGCCGATCACGCGACGGACGTCTCGTTCCTTGGCTTCTTTACTAATAAGGGGGTATATGGAAAGGTTGGGGACGGGGGCGGGAGGCGGGGAAGAGCTCAAGTTATATGGAGACTCTTTCGAGTTGAGTGATGCTCTTCTTTAGCAGGAGTTGTAATTGTTGTTAGTGTATTCATGATGCTTTTTTTAAGCATTTTGATGAACTGTTGTTGTTGATTTATGCTAATATGTATACCATTTTAAACTAGTATGTTATATATGATTTTCATGTATAAACGCAGCttctcttattattactattattattattattattattattattattattattattataaatggagTAGCTACTTACTTTTATATCCAGAAATTAGATATAAAACTTTTCGTCATGaatccatacagtatatacagcctTGCAACAGATTTTGATTTTCGGCAATGTAGCCATATTACGGTTCGCCCAGAACCTAAATATGTAGCCTTCCAACACACACGAATATCAAAATAAAGCGACGCAGATGATCACAAATGTCTGTAACCTGTGCGTTAGCATATAATAAGAAAATGTCTACCTTCAGGTCTGGTAAAATTTCCTCACAAATAGGGATTTCCCTTGGCCAAGGACGTCTTGATTTCAGGACAAATTTCCTTGCTAGTGGGAGTCTTCCCAAGTCAGGGAAGACCCATTACTCTTTGTTTGGCTAAGTAAGTTTAGGGTTAGGTGTTAAGATGCATTTATATCTGCAACATAAGGAGGTCTTGGGTGAAAAGCCCCCTGGCAAGAAAGAATGCCTTCTAGTTGGATAGTCAGTAACCAGGTGTGTTCTAGATGTATGAATTCCAGGAACGCACGAAAGATATTAAGAATCATAATGTAAATTTGCATCATCAGACTACGCTCTCATTCACATGGAATGAGACCAATATTACATTAAAAGCTCCTTCTCTATACTGTTATGATTAAAGATAATCAATCAAAAAGAGATTGATGTCTTTCTTATTTTGTATGAATTATGATAGTGCGGTTTTGACATTTGATGGACGAATAGATATTAAAGTAAAAAGATATCAGCCTtcatgtgatttttattttttttttatttttttgaacggGGACTATATtgctttttatagttattttagtTGTCTTAACCATGAATTTAATGACCTATTGCTTATTAAGAATCAATTTTGCTGAAGTCACAAATTTGTACAAGCACTATGAACTGTGATGCTCTACGGAGCCACTTATACTCATAGTTAATGCAGATTGAAACACATTATTCAACCTGAAAAATAATTTCATGGGGAACAGAGCTAATGAAAAC
Protein-coding regions in this window:
- the LOC137617642 gene encoding uncharacterized protein yields the protein MEWEEEEEEEEEEEEKREEEEEEEENEGDEEEEESGREGKRDMKKKKKLWKKRKKESKRKNSWRRRKKKRKGRRRENRRRNKIRETRKVGKRKEEEHVQEKEVKEEIEEGQEKHEEEEEEEGDKEKEKKEE